The Anaeromyxobacter sp. Fw109-5 genomic interval TGGCGCGATGACGGCGGCGGATCGATCGACAGGCTGACCATGGAGGACTCCGGAGGGGTAAGCAAAACACCAACGCCTGGCGGCGGCGCTCTCTTCCGGGGTCCTGCTCGGCGCAGGAGGGGCCCCTCCCCCGCCCGCCGTCAGGGCGCCGGGCAGACGGTCAGAAGAAGAAGCGGTCGACGACGCCGCGGCTCCACTCCACGATGGTCGGCCAGCCGACCACGGCGTCGAGCGCCTGCTCGGTCGCGGCGAGCGGGACCTTCTCCTCCACCACGCTGGCGCTGCAGGCGACGAGCCTGCAGGTGCCCGCGCCGCGCGCCTGGTGCAGGAGCGCGCCCGGCTCGTCGGGCTCGGCCTCGTGGGCGGCGACGAGCGCCGGCACGGCCGGGCCGAAGAGGTACACGTCGACCCGGTCCCCCATGGCCGCCGCAGCCAGGGCACAGGAGCCGGCGAGCCGGAGGGCGCCGGGGTCGGCGTGCGAGAGGAAGACGACCACGCGGCGCTGGAGCATCCGGCCACTCATACGCGGATCGGATGACGTCTGCTATAAGACGCCCGCCATGTCCGAGGAGAAGAAGCCCGAATCCCAGGGCCCGGTGGTGATCCGCAAGGGCCACGTGAAGCCGCCCCCTCCCGGCGCCAAGATCGAGGCGCCGCAGGAGGAGCGGCTCGAGCCCGCTCCGCAGCCCCGCGACGCCCGCCCGCTCTGGCAGCGGGTCGCGGAGGAGCGGTCCGGTGCCGGCCGTGCGGCGCCCTCCGGCGGCCCCGGCGGCCCCGGCGCCCGGCGCGGGCCGCCGCGCGGCGAGCGTCCGCCGCGAGGAAACGATCGCGGCGAGCGCCGCGATCGGCCGCGCGAGGCCCGCGGCCCCGAGGGCGAGCGGCCGCGCCCGCCCCCGCGCGCTCCGGAGCCGCCGCCGGCGCCCGAGGTGGCTGCGCCCGACGAGGGGTCCTTCGCGGACATGCTCGCCACGTCCGAGAGCGGCGCGCCGCGCCGGCGCTTCCAGGTGGGCGAGAAGGTCGCCGGCAAGATCATCCAGCTCGGCCACGACGTCGCGTTCCTGGAGCTCGGCTCCGGCGTCGCCGAGGCGATGATCGAGGTCGCGGAGCTGAAGGACGCCGACGGGAACGTCACCGCGCGCGAAGGGGACATCCTGGACGCGGTGGTGATCCACGCGGACGACCGCGGCGTCATCGTCTCGAAGGGACACGCTCGCGCCACGCGCGATCACGCGCGCGAGGCGGTGATCGAGGCGGCCCAGACCGGGCTGCCGGTGGAGGGGCTCGTCAAGGCCGCGAACAAGGGCGGCCTCGAGGTCGAGGTGCACGGCGTCCGCGCCTTCTGTCCCATGTCGCAGATCGACGTGCGGTTCGTGGGAGACCCCTCGACGTTCGTCGGCCAGAAGCTCCAGTTCAAGGTGCAGCGCGCCGACGCGCGCGACTGCGTGCTCTCCCGCCGGGCGCTCCTCGAGGAGGAGCGCGCCGAGAGGGCGCGCGCCACCCGCGAGCGGCTGGCTCCCGGCGCGGTCTTCGACGGCGTCGTGACGAGCGTGCAGGACTACGGCGCGTTCGTGGACATCGGCGGAGTGGAGGGGCTCGTCCACGTCTCCGAGCTGTCCTGGGACCGCGTCTCGAAGCCGCAGGACCTGCTCACGGCCGGCGACGCGGTGCAGGTGCAGGTGCTCCGCATCGACGAGGACCCGAAGAAGGGCGAGCGCATCGGCCTCTCCGTGAAGACCCTCGCGCCGAGGCCCGAGCCGGTGGCGGCTCCGGCGGGCGAGAAGCCGGCCCGCCCTGCCCCGCCTCCGCCGCCGAAGGCGGGGGACGTGGTCGACGTGTCGGTGGACAAGGTCGAGAGCTTCGGCGTGTTCGTCCGCTTCGCCGGCGGCCGCGGCCTCGTCCCGGCGAGCGAGACCGGCACGCCGCGCGGCTCCGACCTGCGCAAGTCGTTCAAGGTCGGCGACGGCTTCCGCGCGCTCGTGCTCGCCATCGACGAGCAGCACCGCATCCGCCTGTCGAAGACCGGCGCCGAGGAGGCCGCGGAGCGCGCCGAGGCGGCGGACTACATGAAGAAGTCGCCCCGCCCCTCCGGGAAAGGCTTCGGCACGCTCGGCGATCTGCTCCGGCAGAAGCTCGAGAAGAAGTAGCGACCAGCGGGCGCGCGGCCTACTCCGCGAGCCCCTCGCCCTTCTGGAACAGGTGCGGGGGATCCCCGCTCGCGGCCGCCTGCGCGCGAGGATCGGGCCCCGCTCCTTCCGTCCGCGCCGGGCCGCGCTCCTCGATCTCGACGCCCCACGCCGGCAGCCCGCCCGCCGGGCTCGCGCCGAGGTTCGCGCGCACCACGAGCCCGGGTCGCACGAGGGAGAAGGCCGTGCCCTCGCACTCCACGAGCGGCCACTCCCCGGTGATCTCGGCGCGGTGCGTCCTCCGGACGGCGAGCAGCCGCCGGTAGTGCTCCCGGAGCGCGCCGTGCCGGCCGTCGCGCCGATGCGTCAGCTTGGAGCGCACGAAGGTCTCCTCCTCCTGCGGATCCGGCACCTCCTCCTCGCCCTCGGCGATGAACTCGTTCTTCCTCCCCTCGGAGACCGCCTTCGCGAGCGCGGGGTCTCCGTGGCTCGTGAAGTACAGGAACGGCCGCTGCTCGCCGTACTCCTCGCCCATGAACAGGAGCGGGAGCCCCGCGCCCAGCACGACGAGGGTCGAGAGCGGATAGAGGGCGTCGAAGGGGACGAGGGTGGAGAGCCGCTCCCCGCGCGGCCGGTTGCCGACCTGGTCGTGGTTCTGCAGGCACGTGACGAACCGCGAGGGCGGCAGCCCCCGGACGTCGGTGCCGTGCCCCCGCTTGCGGTAGGAGGAGCGCTGGCCCTGGTACACGAAGCCCTCCGCGAGCGCGCGCGACACGTCCTCCGGGCGGCCGAAGTCGCCGAGGAAGCGCTGCCGCTCGCCGGTGACGAGCGCGTGCAGCGCGTGGTGGAGATCGTCGGCCCAGACCGCGGACGCGCCCCACCCGCGCGGCGGCGGGTCGAGCACCTTCCGGTCGTTCTCGTCGTTCTCGGCGACGACGTGGACCTCGCGGCCGGCGGCGCGGCCCGCGGCGCGCACGGCCTCGCCGAGCTCCGCGACGAGGTGCGAAGGGGAGTCGTCCGGGATCGCGTGCGTCGCGTCGAGCCGCAGGGCGTCCACGTGGAAGTCGCGGATCCACTGCACCGCCGCGCCGATCATGAAGCCGCGGACCGGCCCGGACGCCCGTCCGTCGAAGTCGAGCCCGTCGCCCCACGGCGATCGGTGACGGTTCGTGAAGTACGGGGCGAGCTCCCCGAGGTAGTTCCCCTCCGGGCCGAGGTGGTTGTAGACGACGTCGAGACACACGGCGAGGCCGAGGCCGTGCGCGCGGTCGACGAAGCGCTGGAGCGCGACCGGGCCGCCGTACGCCTCGTGCACCGCATAGAGCTCGACGCCGTCGTAGCCCCAGTTGCGCGCGCCCGGGAACGGCTGGACGGGCATCAGCTCCACGCAGGTGACGCCGAGGTCCACGAGGTCCGGGAGGCGCGCCGCCCCCGCGTCGAGCGTCCCCTCCGGCGTGAACGTCCCCGCGTGCAGCTCGTAGAAGACGAGCGCCTCGCGCGGGAGGCCCTTCCACGCCCCGTCTCGCCACGCGTGCCGCGCCGGATCGAACAGCTGCGAGGGCCCGTGCACGCCGTCCGGCTGGCGCCGCGACGCGGGGTCCGGCCGGTTCCGGCCGTCCTCCAGCACGAGCTCGTAGCGCGCGCCGTCGCCGGCGCCGGAGACCTCGGCGGCGAACCATCCCCCCTCGCGAGGCTCGAGCGGATGCTCCCGGCCCGAGATGCGGACCGCGATGCTCCTCATCCGCGGGGCCCAGACCTCGAAACGCACGCGGCCGTCGCGCAGGAACGTGGGGCCGTGGGAATGACGCGTCATGTCGGGAAGCTACGCGGCGCAGGGGCGCGGCGGAACCCGTCGACGGCCCATCCGACCACGCCAGGCGGGGTTTACCCGGCAGGCCGTCTGGTCGACATTAAAGGACCCGAATCTCGCACGCGGGGGTCGACGGGGCCCCGCCCGTGCGCTAGCTTGGCCCGCCCCCGGGCAGGTCGAACTCGGCGGAACCCAATCCTTTTCCGCCCAAACCAAAAAAGGAAACCACGGGATGGCTACCTCTTCCGATCGCCCCACGACGAACCCTCATCTCCTCGGCTGGGTCGACGAGATGGCCAAGCTGTGCAAGCCCGATCGCGTCTACTGGTGCGACGGCTCGGAGGCCGAGAAGAAGCGGCTCACGGAGGAGGCGGTCGCCGCGAAGGTCCTGATCCCGCTCGACCAGAAGAAGTGGCCGGGCTGCTACTACCACCACTCGAACCCGAACGACGTGGCCCGCGTCGAGCACCTCACGTTCATCTGCACGCCGACGCGCGAGGAGGCCGGCCCCACCAACAACTGGATGGCGCCGAAGGAGGCCTACCACAAGCTCGGCCAGCTGTTCGAAGGCTCGATGAAGGGCCGAACGATGTACGTGGTGCCGTACATCATGGGCCCCGCGGCGTCGCCCTTCTCGAAGGTCGGCTTCGAGCTCACCGACTCCGTCTACGTCGCCCTGAACATGGGGATCATGACGCGCATGGGGAAGGTCGCGCTCGACCGCCTCGGCCAGTCGAACGAGTTCAACCGCGGCCTCCACTCGGTGCGCGACAGCGACCCCGACAAGCGGTTCATCTGCCACTTCCCCCAGGACAACACGATCTGGTCTGTCGGCTCGGGCTACGGCGGCAACGCGCTGCTCGGCAAGAAGTGTCTCGCGCTCCGCATCGCGAGCTACCTCGCCAGGAACGAGGGCTGGCTCGCCGAGCACATGCTCATCCTCGAGGCGGAGAGCCCGCAGGGTGAGAAGCAGTACGTCGCCGCCGCGTTCCCGTCGGCCTGCGGCAAGACCAACTTCGCCATGATGATCCCGCCCGCCGCGTTCAAGGGCTGGAAGATCCGCACCGTCGGCGACGACATCGCCTGGATGCGGGTCGGCGAGGACGGCCGCCTCTGGGCGGTCAACCCGGAGAACGGCTACTTCGGCGTCGCGCCGGGCACGAACCGGAAGACGAACCCGAACGCGATGGACTCGGTCCGCCAGGACACGCTGTTCACCAACGTCGCGCGCACGGCGGACGGCGACATCTGGTGGGAGGGCTGGGACAGCGAGCCGCCCGCCGAGCTCATCGACTGGAAGGGCCAGCCCTGGAAGAAGGGCTCGAAGGAGAAGGCGGCGCACCCGAACAGCCGCTTCACGGCGCCGGCGAGGAACAACCCGGCGCTCTCGCCCTCCGTCGACGATCCGAAGGGCGTGCCCATCTCGGCGCTGATCTTCGGCGGCCGCCGCTCCACCACCGTGCCGCTCGTGCTCGAGGCCTTCAACTGGACGCACGGCGTCTACCTCGGCGCGACCATGGGGTCGGAGACCACGGCCGCCGCCACCGGCGCGGTCGGGATCGTCCGCCGCGACCCGATGGCGATGCTGCCCTTCTGCGGCTACGACGCGGGCACCTACTTCCAGCACTGGCTCGACATGCAGTCGCGCATCCCGAACCCGCCGAAGGTCTACATGGTGAACTGGTTCCGGAAGAGCGACGACGGCAAGTTCCTCTGGCCCGGCTACGGCGACAACATGCGCGTCCTGAAGTGGATGCTCGATCGCGCCGCCGGCCGCGTGGGGGCGCAGGAGACGCTGCTCGGCAACACGCCCAAGGCCGGCGACCTCGACCTCTCCGGCATCGACGCCACGCCGGAGGCGGTCTCCGCGGCCACCCGCATCGACCTGGGCGAGTGGGAGCAGGAGCTCGAGTCGCAGGCGGAGTGGTTCGACAAGCTGGGCGAGACGCTGCCCCGGCCCATCGCGCTCCAGCGCGAGCTCCTGCTCGAGCGCGTCCGCGCGGCGCGCAAGGTGAAGTAGCGCCCACCCGGCGCCGGCTCCGCGGGCCCGGCCGCTCGGCGGTCGGGCCCGCGCCGTCTGGAGCGGGGACGGCGTCCCGTCCCGTCGCGCCACGAGCCGCCACTCCCGCTCCCTGGCCGTTAGACTCGGTGCATGTGCACCCTTGCCCTCGCCTACCAGACCGACCGCCGCTGGCCGCTCGTGGTGGCCGCGAACCGCGACGAGCGGCTCGGCCGTCCGTCCGACACCTGGCGGCTGCGCCAGCTGCCCGACGGCGGACGGTACGCGGCCCCGCGGGACGCGCTGGCCGGCGGCACCTGGATCGGCCTGTCGAGCCGCGGCGTCTTCGCGGCCCTGACCAACTACCACGCGCCCGTCGCCTGGTACCCCGACCTCGACCGCCGCTCCCGGGGCGAGCTCGTTCCGCTGGCGCTCGCCGCGGGCTCCGCCGCGGCCGCGCGCGCCGCGCTCTCCGCGCTCGAGGCGGCCGCCTGGAACCCGTTCCACCTCGTGGTCGCCGACGGCGACGCCGCGTTCGTGTGGTGGTACGACGGCGAGCGGGCGGGCCTCGAGCCGCTCGGTCGCGGACTGCACGTCGTGACCGAGAACGCCTGGGACGGCCGCTGCCCGCGCGCGGAGCTCGTCCGCACGCGCTGGCCGCTCGACCCGGCCGTCGAGCGGCTGCGTGAGGTGCTCACGATCCACGCGCCCGCCGCGGGCCCGAGCGGCGCGCCCGACCGGCGCGCCACCTGCATCCACATGGACCCGGACTACGGCACCCGCTCCTCCAGCGTGCTGCGCCTGACCGGAGATCTCTCCACCTCCGAGCTCTGGATCAGCGACGTCCGCCCCTGCCTGGGTCCGCTCGAGGACCGCTCGGCGCTCGCGATCGAGCTCGCGCGCATCGCTTGACGCGCCCGGCCCGGCGCGACATGTAAAGCGCCGCATGGGCCTCCTCGACCGCATGTCCTTCAAGAAGCAGGAAGTGGAACCGCCCGAGGCGATCGACGTCGTCGACGACGGCGTGCGCATCCTCTGGCCGGGCGGACCCGAGGTGACCGTGCCACACCTCCGCCTGCGCGACTTCTGCCCGTGCGCCGGGTGCGTCGAGGAGGGGACGGGGAAGAAGATCCTGGACCCCGCCACCATCCCCGCCGACATCCGCCCGCTCGAGCTCGAGGCCATCGGCAGCTACGCGATCCGCATCCGCTGGTCGGACGGTCACGACACCGGGCTCTACACCTGGGAGACGCTGCGCCGCGCGTCGGGGTTGTAGCAGCGGGTGGCCCCCAGCGGCTCCGCCGCTGGGGCGGGGACGCAGTCGAGCCATCACTCTAGGTCATGTCGCGGGAGGGCCCCGCGCGAAGCGCGGGAGGGGCGGAGCCCCTCCGGCGGGGAACCTGCGCGCACCCGCGTCAGCGGGCGCGCAGGTTCACGGGCCCCGCCGAGCAGGGGGTGGGGCCCCAGCGGCTCCGCCGCTGGGGCGGGGGACGCAGTCGAGCCATCACTCTAGGTCATGTCGCGGGAGGGCCCCGCGCGAAGCGCGGGAGGGGCGGAGCCCCTCCGGCGGGGAACCTGCGCGCACCCGCGTCAGCGGGCGCGCAGGTTCACGGGCCCCGCCGAGCAGGGGGTGGGGCCCCAGCGGCTCCGCCGCTGGGGCGGGGGACGCAGTCGAGCCATCACTCTAGGTCATGTCGCGGGAGGGCCCCGCGCGAAGCGCGGGAGGGGCGGAGCCCCTCCGGCGGGGAACCTGCGCGCACCCGCGTCAGCGGCCGCGCAGGTTCACGGGCCCCGCCGAGCAGGGGGTGGGGCCCCAGCGGCTCCGCCGCTGGGGCGGGGGACGCAGTCCCCCGTGAGATCAGACGTACGCCCGAGGCGGCGCCTCCACCGGCGCGTACCTGTTCACCTCGGGCGCGTGCCCCTCGCGGCCGTGTCCGAACTTCACCGCGCGAGGATCGCCGCGTCCGCCGCGCAGGGCGTGCACGAGCAGGCGGACGGTGGTGGTGTCGGCGTGGCCGGCGGCGGCGTCCGCGACGAGCACGTCCGCGGCGCCGCGCGCGCTGTAGGCAGCGGACCGGAAGGCGCGCGGCTGAGTCAGGGCGGCGAACGCGCTCGCGACCGACACCACCTCGATCGACCGTGACGGCGGCGCGCCCAGCGCGGGGTAGCCCTGACCGCACCGCCAGTGATGGCTGCGCGCCGCTGCGACGGCGGGGTGGGCGCCGAGCACGCGCGCGAGGTGGTACGCGCCGGTGAGCGGGTGCGCCGCGATGCGAAGCGCGTCCTCGCGCGGCAGGCGCTCGGGCGGCTCGCGGAGCTTCCTCGGCAGGTGGCGCATGCCGAGATCGTGCAGGAGCGCCGCCGCGGCGAGATCGGGGAGGCCGCGGGCGGGGCCGACCACCAGCAGCAGCATCCGCACCGCCACGGCGGCGGTCGCGAAGGCGTGGGCGTGCAGGGCGGGCTGCTCGCGCCGGGCGTGGACCAGCTCCTCGACGAGCACGTCCGGGAGCATGGCGCTCTCGATCACGCGCTGGACCGCCTCGCGCGCGGAGTCCCCGTGGAAGAGGTGCCGGTACGTCGCGTCGGTCAGCGGCGCGAGGACGTCGCGCTCCAGCGCGGTCTCCGCCAGCCGCTGCCGGTGGGCCCCCGGCGCGCCCTGCGCCACCTCCGCGATCGCCTCCGGCGAGATCACCGTCCCGCGCCGCGCCACGATCGCGCCGCGGCAATCCAGGAGGTCCTCGGTGAGCGTGAGGCGATCGAACATGTCGCCCGATCCAACCTAGCAGAGCGGCTCGCGTCGCGGGGGACGGGCCCCAACCAGAGCCGCGGCGCACCCCGCAGGAGGGAGCCGCGGGGCGTGGGAGCGGTCGTGCCTTGGAGGGGGACCCGCGCTCCTCGGCGTCAGCGGCGGCGCCTCGAGATCTCGCGATCCATCTCGCGCTTCGTCTCGCGCTCGGCGATGGCGTGGCGCCGATCCTCGTGCGAGCGCCCCTTCGCGAGCCCGAGCTCGACCTTCGCCCAGCCCTGCTTGAAGTAGAGCCTGAGCGGAACGAGCGTGTAGCCTCGCTGCTCGATCTTTCCCTTCACGCGGTCGAGCTCGGGCCGGTTCATGAGGAGCTTGCGGTCGCGCAGCGGCTCGTGCCCGAAGTGGGCCGCCTGCTTGTACTCGCCGATCCGGCAGTTCACGAGGAACAGCTCGTCTCCTCTCGGCAGGGCGTAAGCGTCGGACAGGTTGACGTTCCCCTCCCGCAGCGACTTCACCTCGCTGCCCGTGAGGACGAGCCCCGCCTCCCACGAATCCTCGATCGTGAAGTCGAACCGGGCGCGGCGGTTCGTCGCGACGATCTTCTCCCCCTCGGCGCCCCGCCCCCGCGCGCCCCCCGCTCCCTTGGCGCTCATGGCAGCCGGAGGTTGTCGATGAGGCGCGTCGCGCCGACCTGGGCGGCGACGAGCATGACGCACCCGGGATCCGCCCGAGGCACGGGGGCGAGCGAGTCGGGGTGCACGATCTCGACGTAGTCCACCCGCGCCCCCGCGTCCTCCAGGCGGGCGCGCGCGCGGGCGCGGAGCGAGGCCGCGTCCCGCTCGCCCCCGCCGGCGAGTTCGGCCGCCTCGCGGAGCGCGCGGGAGAGCGCGAGCGCGCGGCCGCGCTCCTCCGGCGAGAGGTAGACGTTGCGGGAAGAGCGGGCGAGCCCGTCCGGCTCGCGCACGATGGGCATGCCCACGACCT includes:
- the treZ gene encoding malto-oligosyltrehalose trehalohydrolase produces the protein MTRHSHGPTFLRDGRVRFEVWAPRMRSIAVRISGREHPLEPREGGWFAAEVSGAGDGARYELVLEDGRNRPDPASRRQPDGVHGPSQLFDPARHAWRDGAWKGLPREALVFYELHAGTFTPEGTLDAGAARLPDLVDLGVTCVELMPVQPFPGARNWGYDGVELYAVHEAYGGPVALQRFVDRAHGLGLAVCLDVVYNHLGPEGNYLGELAPYFTNRHRSPWGDGLDFDGRASGPVRGFMIGAAVQWIRDFHVDALRLDATHAIPDDSPSHLVAELGEAVRAAGRAAGREVHVVAENDENDRKVLDPPPRGWGASAVWADDLHHALHALVTGERQRFLGDFGRPEDVSRALAEGFVYQGQRSSYRKRGHGTDVRGLPPSRFVTCLQNHDQVGNRPRGERLSTLVPFDALYPLSTLVVLGAGLPLLFMGEEYGEQRPFLYFTSHGDPALAKAVSEGRKNEFIAEGEEEVPDPQEEETFVRSKLTHRRDGRHGALREHYRRLLAVRRTHRAEITGEWPLVECEGTAFSLVRPGLVVRANLGASPAGGLPAWGVEIEERGPARTEGAGPDPRAQAAASGDPPHLFQKGEGLAE
- a CDS encoding NRDE family protein codes for the protein MCTLALAYQTDRRWPLVVAANRDERLGRPSDTWRLRQLPDGGRYAAPRDALAGGTWIGLSSRGVFAALTNYHAPVAWYPDLDRRSRGELVPLALAAGSAAAARAALSALEAAAWNPFHLVVADGDAAFVWWYDGERAGLEPLGRGLHVVTENAWDGRCPRAELVRTRWPLDPAVERLREVLTIHAPAAGPSGAPDRRATCIHMDPDYGTRSSSVLRLTGDLSTSELWISDVRPCLGPLEDRSALAIELARIA
- a CDS encoding DsrE family protein; the encoded protein is MLQRRVVVFLSHADPGALRLAGSCALAAAAMGDRVDVYLFGPAVPALVAAHEAEPDEPGALLHQARGAGTCRLVACSASVVEEKVPLAATEQALDAVVGWPTIVEWSRGVVDRFFF
- a CDS encoding phosphoenolpyruvate carboxykinase (GTP), which produces MATSSDRPTTNPHLLGWVDEMAKLCKPDRVYWCDGSEAEKKRLTEEAVAAKVLIPLDQKKWPGCYYHHSNPNDVARVEHLTFICTPTREEAGPTNNWMAPKEAYHKLGQLFEGSMKGRTMYVVPYIMGPAASPFSKVGFELTDSVYVALNMGIMTRMGKVALDRLGQSNEFNRGLHSVRDSDPDKRFICHFPQDNTIWSVGSGYGGNALLGKKCLALRIASYLARNEGWLAEHMLILEAESPQGEKQYVAAAFPSACGKTNFAMMIPPAAFKGWKIRTVGDDIAWMRVGEDGRLWAVNPENGYFGVAPGTNRKTNPNAMDSVRQDTLFTNVARTADGDIWWEGWDSEPPAELIDWKGQPWKKGSKEKAAHPNSRFTAPARNNPALSPSVDDPKGVPISALIFGGRRSTTVPLVLEAFNWTHGVYLGATMGSETTAAATGAVGIVRRDPMAMLPFCGYDAGTYFQHWLDMQSRIPNPPKVYMVNWFRKSDDGKFLWPGYGDNMRVLKWMLDRAAGRVGAQETLLGNTPKAGDLDLSGIDATPEAVSAATRIDLGEWEQELESQAEWFDKLGETLPRPIALQRELLLERVRAARKVK
- a CDS encoding S1 RNA-binding domain-containing protein, which gives rise to MSEEKKPESQGPVVIRKGHVKPPPPGAKIEAPQEERLEPAPQPRDARPLWQRVAEERSGAGRAAPSGGPGGPGARRGPPRGERPPRGNDRGERRDRPREARGPEGERPRPPPRAPEPPPAPEVAAPDEGSFADMLATSESGAPRRRFQVGEKVAGKIIQLGHDVAFLELGSGVAEAMIEVAELKDADGNVTAREGDILDAVVIHADDRGVIVSKGHARATRDHAREAVIEAAQTGLPVEGLVKAANKGGLEVEVHGVRAFCPMSQIDVRFVGDPSTFVGQKLQFKVQRADARDCVLSRRALLEEERAERARATRERLAPGAVFDGVVTSVQDYGAFVDIGGVEGLVHVSELSWDRVSKPQDLLTAGDAVQVQVLRIDEDPKKGERIGLSVKTLAPRPEPVAAPAGEKPARPAPPPPPKAGDVVDVSVDKVESFGVFVRFAGGRGLVPASETGTPRGSDLRKSFKVGDGFRALVLAIDEQHRIRLSKTGAEEAAERAEAADYMKKSPRPSGKGFGTLGDLLRQKLEKK
- a CDS encoding DUF971 domain-containing protein is translated as MGLLDRMSFKKQEVEPPEAIDVVDDGVRILWPGGPEVTVPHLRLRDFCPCAGCVEEGTGKKILDPATIPADIRPLELEAIGSYAIRIRWSDGHDTGLYTWETLRRASGL
- a CDS encoding HD domain-containing phosphohydrolase; amino-acid sequence: MFDRLTLTEDLLDCRGAIVARRGTVISPEAIAEVAQGAPGAHRQRLAETALERDVLAPLTDATYRHLFHGDSAREAVQRVIESAMLPDVLVEELVHARREQPALHAHAFATAAVAVRMLLLVVGPARGLPDLAAAALLHDLGMRHLPRKLREPPERLPREDALRIAAHPLTGAYHLARVLGAHPAVAAARSHHWRCGQGYPALGAPPSRSIEVVSVASAFAALTQPRAFRSAAYSARGAADVLVADAAAGHADTTTVRLLVHALRGGRGDPRAVKFGHGREGHAPEVNRYAPVEAPPRAYV
- the smpB gene encoding SsrA-binding protein SmpB, whose translation is MSAKGAGGARGRGAEGEKIVATNRRARFDFTIEDSWEAGLVLTGSEVKSLREGNVNLSDAYALPRGDELFLVNCRIGEYKQAAHFGHEPLRDRKLLMNRPELDRVKGKIEQRGYTLVPLRLYFKQGWAKVELGLAKGRSHEDRRHAIAERETKREMDREISRRRR